TGGTGAGAGGTTGATTGGAGTGGCTGCGAAGAATCAGGTAGCTATTAACCCCGAAAGAATAGTCTTTGATGTCAAACGACTTATTGGAAGAAAGTAATGTCTTGTTATTTTTTGTACTCTCATGATTATATCACACTGAGGAAAAGACATTACAATCCTTAACCCATGCTATCCCAGAGgtttaaagataagaagttcAAAGGGACGTGAAGCTTGCCCCATACAAATTTGTCAACAAGGATGGGAAACCTTATATTGAAGTCAAGATAAAAGATAGTGAGACTAAGGTCTTCAGTCCTGAGGAGTTTAGTGCCAGATAAAGTTGAAGGAGGCAGCAGAGGCTTACCTTGGAAAGAAAATTAAAGATGTCGTTGTCACTGTTCCTCGTAAAGTTTTGATACTTAAAAGTCTTCTATTCTGACAGCGAACAATACACTAATATTGACTCGAATTGTTTTGTATAATCTCTTCTTGCTGCTTACTTCAATGATGCTCAGAGGCAGGCCCTTAAACATGCTGGCGTAATTGCTGGGTTGAATGTTGTGAGAATCATCAATGAGCCGACTGCAGCAGCGATATGGTTTAGACAAGAAAGGCGATGAAAAGAACATTCTTGTTTTTGACCTTGGTGGTGGGACATTTGATGTCAGCATCTTAACCATTGATAATGGTGTATTTGAGGTTCTCGCAACAAATGGGGACACACATTTGGGAGGCAAGCTGCTTATTGAGGCTCTTTGCTCTTTCTTTGTGATAATCTTTGATCGAGGCCGATGCTGTCCCCTCCGAAACGGCCAAACGAGCGATTTTCACAACTTTGTGAGGTAGGGCTCATACCCGCGAAAAGCCTTGGTTTAGGTCTCcgaaatcacgtttttgctgtttTAGTAAAATTCTGTAGAGCCTATAACTTTTCATAGGAAATTCCAAATTCGATTCCGTCAATTTTTCTGGAATCTTCTTGACATATGCTTCGAATCCATATGTCTATCTCCAAACTTTCTATTTTTGGAAAACAATttcgaaaaattatatatatatatatattgcatattgtcttcTGTTCTATATAATTGAATCTGTTCTGAGCATTTCCATTTCTTGATTTCAGGAAATGACTCTATCCACTCCTCTACAACCCCGCACCCCTGTTCAAGCTGCCATTCGTATGAAGCAGCTCGCTCTTGACTACCAATCCTGCCAACTTAAGTGACCTAGGGCCAGACTAAGTGAGAATAGGCGTGAGATCGAGACCCTAACCACCGAGAAAGATGAGGTACGTGGCTAGCTAAACAAGGTGATTCACAAGGGTGGACTACTGAGAGTAGACAACATGGACCTAAGAGATGACATAGACCAGAACAAGTACCAAGAGGAAATGTTGCGACAAAACATAGAGCGATACAACAAGGAGTTAGAGGAAGAGAGGTAGCAGAATGCAGGGACAAGAAAAGGTGGGAAAAAGCCTGTGATGCTATGAATAACCCCTTGGACCGCCTAATCAAGCAGGCTGAGCACGAGTGCGGGGGTTtcactgtactacgaggcttgttgtttatcgattgtgtgattgctaaacaacgtcggtgtcgactaaccccggtctcgagGCGTGAAAACTAACccagtttatatcataatttcCAACGAAATatcattgtctttacaacggaATAACCGAAAACGACAGAATTAATGCGGAAACGTTACAACCAGAATTAAATTTAAACTGAAACTTATAATCTCGAaaatcaccagccccaaaactggTCCGACTCTTCTTCTTCGAGCTATCCTCAGGCTCGTCTTCTTGCATTTGCTCCATCAACTGCAAGAGCTGGGTATTTTCTCCCATGAGCTGATCCACCTGCGTCTTCAACCCCTGTATCTCTGCATCAGTTTCGCTCAACTGCTGGCTGGCATGCTGCTGGTACTGCTGACGTTCCATCTTTTTCTGCTAATTCTAGCTCCTGGGAGTCTCACCTTGCTTTATTAGGCGGTGACTCACATCGAGAGGTTATTCATAGCGTTACAGGCTTCTTCCAGCCTTTTCTTGTCCTTGGCATTCAGCTGCCTCTCTTCCTCTTAACTCTTTGTGGTATCGCTCTATGTCTTGTCTCAACCTTTCCTCTCGGTACTTGCTCTGGTCTATGTCATCTTTTAGGTCTATGTTCTCTCCTCTCAGTAGTTCACCCTGGTGAATCGCTTTGTTAAGCTGGCCACATACCTCCTCATTCTCAGTGGCTAGGGTCTCGATCTCACGCCTCTTTTCATTTTGTTTGGCTCTAAGTCGCTTAAGTTGGTGGGATTGATAGTCAAGGGCCTGAGCACGGGTACAGGGTTGCAGAGGAGTCGATGGAGCTATTTTCTGAAATCAAGAAATGAAAATGNAATTTTTGAGATTTCTTTCCAAAAATGGAAAGTTTGGAGATACACATATATATTCAAAGCATATGTCGAGCAGATTCCAGAACAATTGACAAAGCTTAAGCTTTATGCGCTAGTCTGGCGCCCGACTAGTGCTTAGCGAACTTTAGAACCATGGTTTTCTCATGGCTTCTCAAACCATGAATATACTGTACTCCCTCCTCCCCAAAAAGAATGTTAAGTATACACAAACCCATAATGTCAGTTTCACCGTAGGATTGCATGTAGATCTTAATCTTAAAATGAAAGGATTTGTTAGATATAAGGGCAAGAATGAGAAGTGAAAGAACTAAAAAGTCGTACTTATTCTTATCAAACTGATTTAATTGTTTCGAAACTCCTATGTATAAATTTACTGTGTGTTTGTATCTTGTCGGCTGAATTCGGATGCATACCATTTCACCATCTAAGCATCTTTATAAGGGAACTTAGTCACAGGGTGATTGATTTATGGAATGAACTTCAGTATTTTGATAAGGTCGAGGATTTTGAATACCATTTTGGATCGTCCTGTTTAATATCATCACGTTTGATTTCCTCACCTTCCAGGTGAGGATTTTGATCAGAGGATTATGGAGTACTTCATTAAGTTATCTAGAAGAAGCATGGGAAAGGCATCAGCAAGGATAACAGAGCACTAGGCAAGTTAAGGAGACAATGTGACCGTACCAAGAGAGCTTTGAGCGGCCAGCACCAGGTCCATGTGGATATCGAGTCTCTCTTTGGTGGTGTAGATTTCTCTGAACCTCCCACAAGAGCTCATTTCGAAGAATTGAACAACGATTTGTTCAGGAAAACCATGGGACCTGTTAAGAAAGCCATGGAAGATGCTGGGTTGGAGAAGCGCCAAATTGATGAAATCGATCTTGTTGGTGGAAGCGCCAGGATTCCAAAAATTCAACAGCTTCTCAAGGATTATTTTGATGGGAAGGAACCCAACAAGGGTGTGAACCCGGATGAGGCTATCGCGATTGGTGCTGCTGTTCAAGGAGGAATCTTGAGTGGAGAGGGTGGTGATGAAACCAAAGGTATAATATTGCTGTTCTAATTTTGCTTACGActttctgaaaattttgaagcTGAAGTATTTTTCTAACTATTAATCCGTGTTTGACACCAGATATTCTTCTCTTGGATGTGGCTCCACTGACCCTTGGCATTGAAACCGTCGGTGGGGTGATGACCAAATTGATCCCAAGAAACACCGTTGTACCAacaaaaaaatctcaaattttcaCCTCCTACCAGGATCAACAGACTACAGTCACAATCAGGTACCTGTCATCCGATTATCGAAAATAACAAGGAAAGCATCGTCCTATGTGATGATAACACTGAATCCATGATAGGTCTTTGAGGGTGAAAGAAGTCTTACAAAAGACTGCAGGTTGCTTGGGAAATTCGATCTCACAGGAATAGCTCCAGCCCCAAGGTTCGTATTGCTATATAGACTTACCCCATCCATACACCATCACAAGATTTCTTTCGATTTTCAACAggtattttatgtatatattaacATCGTATCTTTTCCGTTTGAACAGAGGAACCCCTAAAATTGAAGCCTCGGTGTATCTTTTCTGTTTGAACAGAGGAACCCCTCAAATTGAATTCACGTCGAAGTTGATGCCAATGGCATTTTGAACGTCAAGGCTGAAGACAAGGGGCGTTTggtatcaaaaatttttttgattaaaaaaagtgtttttttaaGTTGGCTTTTAAAAGTGCTTTTTTAGGTAAAAGTTGTGTTAATATTGTGTTTAGATGAATAGATAAAAAGcactttttaaattaataaatgtgTTTGGATACATATCATTAAAATTGTACCTTGTAGAAGAATTGAGAAAAGATTGAGAGGAGACTACTGATGGATGTTGTTTTTTAGGTTATTAAAAAAGCTAGTGAAAAAAGATCTAAAATAAGGCTTTTAAAAAAGCTCTAATTTCAACTTAAATAAGTGCTTTTTTAAGCACTAGAAGCCCACCCAaacaagttaaaaaaaaaagcactttttttttaaaaaaaaaatcacttttttAATTGTAGCTTCTTATACCAAACGGGCTCAAGGCCTCTTGTAAGTCTGAGAAGATCACCATCACCAATGACAAAGGCCGTCTGAGTCAGGAAGAGATCGAGCGGATGGTCAAGGAGGCCGAGGAATTCGCTGAGGAAGACAAGAAGATCAAAGAAAGAATCGACGCCCGTAACAGCCTGGAGACGTATGTTTACAACATGAGGAACCAAATCACGACAAGGATAAACTCGTGGACAAATTGGAGGCTGACGAGAAGGAGAAAATCGAGACAGCGACAGAGGAGGCTCTCGAGGATGGACGACAACCACTCGGCTGAGAAGGAGGAGGAGGTAGAAGCAGTGTGCAATCCAATTATCACCGCTGTTTATCAAAGGTCTGGTGGTCCTAAGTCAGAGGAGGAAGATGTCGATGAAGAAATAACTGAATGAAACTAAGCACACACTGCAGTGTGACATCTTCCTCCTCTGACTTAGTTAAATACAATTGAATCTAAAGAATCAGCTCTAAAACAATCATTAGTATGCAGTGTGTGCTTAGTTTCAATCAGTTATTTcttcaaattaatttttcatgaaaaatgacATCTCGCAAAAGttggaattaaataaattaatcattgtttttcctaaaatatttaagatagtAAAAACCCCTCCTTACGTTTAGTTTCAGTGCCTTaattttgaagataaaattggGGGAAAGAATGGATAGAAAGGGTAAAGAGGATAGAAATGGTGGACACCATatctgttttctttttttacccCAATACTAGAATAGaagtataatattatttttcattatcaaAGCACAAAATTGTCGTTCATCACTTGATCACACTTACAATCCCactatttttcaattaaatcaaacattTTACTTATTAATCACCATTACATATTCTCTATCCAATCATTTCAATAATCATCGATGACTTATCTATATATAATCTCAATATTCAAACTAAACACAAACTTGGGATCGATAAATGTAAGTCCCcaagtgtttatttattttgagcAGTACAATAGTGAAGAAAAGATTAACATGAAACAAGGAGCGGAGATTGTCATgttggaaattaaaattttctgtaGATTTTGATAAAATCAAATTGTCCTCCAAATTTTATTGATTCGTCGGCGCCTCTAGATGTAATCGACATGAATTAATCTAGTAAGGGCCTGTCTACGCGGGAATTTAAACATGGTTCTTCTCATGTTTGGTTACCAAAAACCAATTTAACGTACCATTTGGCATGCATCGGATAAACATCAACTAGCATGGTACTATAGAAATTAAGCTATGATAAAATGAATCAAACTCGTGACTATTGAACAATTGTAAACCTCTTCTTTTACCGCGAATGATTGATTATCAGACTTTCCAGAGACTAAAAaagaaaatgtgaaatattcCCAAGGAAAAGGAGAGAGCGACAGAAAAATCCCAATCCACACTTTTGTAACCATCATCAGCTTGCCCTAGTTTTATACCAACATTTATACAAGGGCATAATTTTCTCACCCCTCCCTATGTGATTTGGCTTCTGTTGGAGCGAAGGCTTGgaaattttttatctttttctttatttcttttctccTTATTTTGATTAGTTTATGGTGAATTCTATACAAATTTACGTCTATTTTAATGGAAGTAGAACGTTATCAGGTAGCAAAAAAGTAGTTTCTTTGACTAAACAAGTCGTGCAATTAGATAATCGAAGCATACGTTCACATGTTTGATTATTCtggaaaagagaaaaaaaagggATGGGAATTTCCTAACATGTACCCAACATTTAGATGGCATATTATGGCAAAACCCTGGTTCAAAAAATACCACAACCCATGAGATATAGGGAGGAAAAGATACATGAACTCCAAAAGGTTAAGATGCCATTTACGTGAGTGGAATTACCAATATGGAAAACACTGATTTAGCTATTGACATGCTGCATCCAAGGCCAGTTCGATTCACAGAGATCAGTAGCTGTGTTTCCCTCAATGTCCTTTATCTCTATGTCAGCACCGTGCTTCACAAGTAGCTCGGCTAAGGAAGCTCTATCACAAAGGGCAGCATAGTGCAATGCTGTTTGACCCTCATTATCCTATCAATGATTAATGCGCACAAGAAAATTTAGAAAGAAAGCATCGCGACAACCTCTTACTTGAATCTAAgccacacatacataaaatcaaCTGGTATTCTGTAGTCTGTACATCAGAAGTTCATGTTCACAACAGCGGACATGAAACCAAGCTATTCCTTATGTCCATAATATTTGATTGATCTCATTAATAACAGCATGTAAAAAAGATTTTAATCGACGATTTGTCTTCACATGTAAGTACATAACAGTCGATCACCCATTTttcaaagcaaaaaaaaaaattcccgaTTTACTTTACCACAGTAACAGAGATTCACAAGGAAAGTTTTCATATACCTTGATATTCACATCAGCATTCTTGTTAAGGAGGAGCGAAGTAACATTTATATGGCCACGATCCACAGCCCAATGCAAAGGAGTACGACCCTCGCTGTCTgcaacatttcaaaaaataactaaaaactGTATTAGCAtcacatattaataaaaataaccaTCACTCCAGAGCAACATAGTTGAGGAATTCAGAAATCAAACATTAATAAACCTTTCAGATTCAAGGGGACGCCACTCTCAATACACTTGAGCAGATTCTCTTCATCTCCTCCTTGTGCAAAGGAATGTATGGCATCCAATTTTCTGCAAAGAGAAAGGGAATGATGATGCTCAATTTTTTTCACTCCAAATCATGGTAAGCAAGGAAGAAACGAGAAAGATTGGTTCAACTTATTGATATTTAATGTGTAGGTGCCCCACAACATCATCAATTGTAGATTGACGAACACTTATCAGAAGCTTGATCACTCGGTTAATAGGATTAAAAAATGGCCATTCACCAATTAATCCTATACATAAGGTCTGGGTGAAGGATATGAGGGGGACGGTACCCAGTGTGAAATACAATCTAAAAAACATGGGGTGTGCTTACAAGgaagtttatttttttgagaattCAGGTTTATAATGCAACTAAATGCTTTTTCCCATTCAATTCGAAACTAAATGGTGGTCTTTTTAACTTCAAAGTTATCAAGTAACCAGAAAAAAAAAGCACAAAGGTATATAGCCAATGACAAGCTCTATCTTATTGCCTTCCTGAGCGGTATATGGATTGAATGAGCCCTCCCGAGACTCCGTATCAAGACATAAACAATCCACAAAGATTAGCTTGCACTCTTTgccttttttaaaattttttattatctcCCCTGACCCATCTCTCTTACCACCTCTATTGTGCACAAGGATGAGGGATTATTTTGAAAGTGAGAACTCCAGgagaaactaaataaaaataacaaatgacTTTTTATATTATCCGTTCTATATATTGTTCTCACACACTAGCATAAATGGGATAACATTAGTTGGAAACATCGGAAAGAGTCCTCTGCAATAACATAACTTCATAGAGAGGATAATGAGACCACCCTTCACATGATGCAGACTACAGTAAAACGTAAACTCCCAAGAATATTTGTTAAGTTCAGAATCCTCACAAATCGCATCCGGGTTCATCCTCATATATAAAACTGCTAAAAACAGGTCCCATCGGTCCCCTGGAGCCTGCATTTGGTGCATCACTGATCTCTTTATCTATTCTCTTCTGCAATCAGTATGGCACCCAGGAATAAAGACAATAACAAAGGTAAAGAACAGTGTAAGCACAGATAATTTGGTAAAAACGGAAAAAACAGAAAAGAATTTTTCTCACTGTTGCAGAACCAGCAGCCCAAGAAGGATATAATTCATTTACAATGACAATGTACTTTTCCATTGCTTCTTCAGGAGGCATAGCACCTAATTTTTGCCATGCTTGCCTGTCATACAAACAAACGAAAAAACATATGTTCCAATGGTCAGAGATCTCCAGCATCAAGGAGCCCAGAACACAAGCCATCAAACATGAGCACCAAAGCCACCCGTGACTTGGAGTTGCAAGGTAATCTCCATAAACGATCACTAGGAAAAAATGATCAGATCCATACAAAGACAAATGAACATATCAATTGATGATTAAAAGTCatgaagaaaatgcaaaagcCACGGAAAATACATTAAAAGGCTGAAATTCTTCTCAGGCATTGACCTCAGAAAAGAGAACAAAATATCCGTCACAAACTTAACTATTGAAGATCAACAATTATTTCGTTGCCGTATGCCTAAGAACAGATTATTCCTATTCTATCTTCCGTCCCAGGcattttaattttctaaaagACAATAAACTCAGGCCTGATCAGTAGATAATGAAAAAgaatagtaaaaataaaaagtaaaaacgaATCAAATAACAATTGAAACTTTCAGAAAATCAAATCTATCAGTTTCCCCACTTTCATTACTGCCAACGATGAATCGTAAATGACAATCAGAAATTCCAAAATACCATTTGGCACGAGCAGTCATTTTGAGAGCTGATGGCTGGGGAGCGGAACACGGTCCCTCAGTAGCAATCTTATACAAGCCATACAGCTGCAACTGCACCTCATTGGACACCTTCAACGCCGCACGATCAACTGCCATCGCCGCCACGAACGCCGTTGCAGCACTAAATGTCTCATCCAACTCAGTACTCTCCACCCCCTCCCAATCATCATCACTGTCACTCCGTTCACCAGCAACCGCAACAGTCTCATCCCCCGACTTCACATCTTCATCGATCAACGGCTCGGTTTCATCCAAAACCCTAGGTTCCAGTTCAGATACCACCGGACTGGAGCGAGTGATTCGAAGGTTTTCATCGCGAAAGGCGAATATTACGGAGAAAAGCTTCGCAAGGAGGAACGAGAAAACGACGCCAAAGAACACCGACTGAAGGTACTGTTGCCAGTCAGCCATTGCAAACCATAAAAAGGATTCGGATATAAGATCAATACAAACCCTAGAAACATATACGCGAATAcgtatatatagatatatgtatcatatacaacaaaatgaaaatttgagCGGCGGCGGTGGTGGCGGAGGAACGGACAGCGCCTCCTCTGACAGCCTCCTGCCGCTTCGGTTGTATCCACTATTAAGTGCTCGATCTGTGTTCCTACGGTTCCATTTTATGCAGTTCTTACAGTGCTCCTATGTGTTAAACATTGATCACGTGGTTTTGATTTGTATACACTTTGAGGTAGATAATTACGAAGCCCAAACCCAAACTTGTTTGGGCCAAAGCCCAATGCcacataaatttgtttataatacATACTCTTCGAACTCAATATTTCGtctcaaatttataattttattatcatttcaCTGAGAAATTATGTTTATGCGATGaaagtaaaaaatttacaaaaacatGTGTAgtttaattaactgatttttAACACGCGATTTAGTCGAATTCAAAATAATACAACAACATTTGTGTGATTGACCATTTAAGAAATCACTATAGTTGTATTTGGATTATTGAATTTAGAGTTAAGGATTGTtaaattcataataataaattaattattttgtttgggTAAATCcacttgaaaatatatttcaaatttatcacaACATGgagtcatttcaaattcttctttcaaataCTTTCTTAAATCCAAATCCTTCAATTCATAGATAACCTAAGATTGCGCTTGAATGAAATGATTTCGAAAATTcatagatttcaaatatattttgttgtTTAGAAAAGTAATATCATAAACTTCAAATCTACTATTTGaatgtttatataatatttcatgttaagTAAGATGAATATCAAGTTCACCCAATGATTATGTCATTTGAAtccaatttaatttatataattaatggaTAAATTAGTAAAGtatagatttaaaatttgatatatttttcattgttaacaataaaaatataatataaatcagTAGATTTCTAATCTATCTCTCCAACTTCATCCTAAACTTATTTTGATTACAAAAATACTTAAGTAGGAAAATTTTTTGaataactaatatatattatatgcaaACGAcagaaaaatattgattttataaaactaatatccaaataattttataattttatcccattttaaaaattatttataatacgaCTAACAAATAATACTTATCTATACTTTAAATGAGATAGATCTTAGGATATATGTTTAGCTGCTATATACattgtatatattaaatttgtattgactttttttcaaatttattgcatCAAATTATCAAAGAATTTTGtgattgaaaatttttgaaGGACATAACACAATAATTCTAGCGCAAACTCAAactcaaaataattatattttatcacTAGATTATTTGGTTAGTCACTATCTGTAATGCTCGAGATTTTAGTACTGTAGTCAgacattgattaattgacaAAATTGAGATTTCAGGAGCTAAAATAAGACGTGAAAGGAGAAGCCGGGAGTCGGTGTATTATAAGCCAAAATTATCATTTGGACAgaaagtctggcgcccgagcggtagaagacgaccgcccgagcgccaatgcatccCAAAAGAAGAATTtagacagaacgtctggcgcccgagcggctgaaagttaccgcccgagcgccagagtagAACGACTTTAGGGCCTGGACAGAACgtcccgcgcccgagcggtaacttatgaccgcccgagcgccgcctgagaaACAAGAGAAATGAGCCACGTTTCGTTGGCATGCaagttggatatatatatagaaatggTTTCATTTCTTCAGCTGGCAGCAAGAAGAAATCGAGAGAGGAAGGGAGAAAAGTTATACAAAATcattacgcctttatatttcgatccgcccgttagattttgaatccgacttcggtactgtgttcctatcgacgtagactacaactggacgtaagttttgctacgttttgatatgttttgaaattatgctattgtcagaattggataggattcatatatgatgttcttggcatgttagaaatcgtagaatcgaagtcagattaagaaacaaagtgattacggatttgttatgatttttcagattatattgggtggtattggacagatttggattatggattatattggatattggttatgatttgtaattgagaTCTATtgctgtctgagttgacggggatattgagattgtaccgttatgccgttgattttgaattaaattcagattgatcagattcagtattgaatt
The DNA window shown above is from Primulina huaijiensis isolate GDHJ02 chromosome 12, ASM1229523v2, whole genome shotgun sequence and carries:
- the LOC140990261 gene encoding acyl-CoA-binding domain-containing protein 1-like; this encodes MADWQQYLQSVFFGVVFSFLLAKLFSVIFAFRDENLRITRSSPVVSELEPRVLDETEPLIDEDVKSGDETVAVAGERSDSDDDWEGVESTELDETFSAATAFVAAMAVDRAALKVSNEVQLQLYGLYKIATEGPCSAPQPSALKMTARAKWQAWQKLGAMPPEEAMEKYIVIVNELYPSWAAGSATKRIDKEISDAPNAGSRGPMGPVFSSFIYEDEPGCDLKLDAIHSFAQGGDEENLLKCIESGVPLNLKDSEGRTPLHWAVDRGHINVTSLLLNKNADVNIKDNEGQTALHYAALCDRASLAELLVKHGADIEIKDIEGNTATDLCESNWPWMQHVNS
- the LOC140989434 gene encoding luminal-binding protein 8-like, translated to MDLLIPNGLKASCKSEKITITNDKGRLSQEEIERMVKEAEEFAEEDKKIKERIDARNSLETYVYNMRNQITTRINSWTNWRLTRRRKSRQRQRRLSRMDDNHSAEKEEEVEAVCNPIITAVYQRSGGPKSEEEDVDEEITE